A portion of the Streptomyces sp. YPW6 genome contains these proteins:
- a CDS encoding TetR/AcrR family transcriptional regulator, translating to MASTKAPDSSRRSDRSRRAIHDAALALVTEVGYRRTTIEGIAARAGVGKQTIYRWWPSKAAVLMDAFLDLAGRGAEEGGAGPAGAGESGGTVPGIPDTGDLVADLKLVLRATVDELNDPALEAPTRALTAEGIVDAKLGAAFVHKLLDPQLALYVTRLRAAQEAGDVRADVDPRIALELLIGPLMHRWLLRTLPLTHAYADEVVDYAVGGLAPRP from the coding sequence ATGGCATCCACTAAGGCACCCGACTCCAGCCGCCGCAGCGACCGTTCCCGGCGCGCGATCCACGACGCCGCCCTCGCCCTCGTCACGGAGGTGGGGTACCGGCGTACGACGATCGAGGGTATCGCCGCCCGCGCCGGGGTCGGCAAGCAGACCATCTACCGCTGGTGGCCCTCCAAGGCCGCCGTGCTGATGGACGCCTTCCTGGACCTGGCGGGCCGAGGGGCCGAAGAGGGCGGGGCCGGGCCCGCGGGCGCCGGGGAGTCCGGCGGGACCGTCCCCGGCATCCCCGACACCGGTGACCTGGTCGCCGACCTCAAGCTCGTCCTGCGGGCCACCGTCGACGAGCTGAACGACCCGGCCCTGGAGGCCCCCACCCGCGCGCTGACCGCCGAGGGCATCGTGGACGCGAAACTCGGCGCCGCATTCGTCCACAAGCTGCTCGACCCGCAGCTCGCGTTGTACGTCACACGGCTGCGCGCCGCCCAGGAGGCGGGAGACGTCCGTGCGGACGTCGACCCCCGGATCGCCCTGGAGCTGCTCATCGGCCCGCTGATGCACCGCTGGCTGCTCCGGACCCTGCCGCTCACGCACGCGTACGCCGATGAGGTCGTCGACTACGCGGTCGGCGGGCTCGCCCCGCGGCCGTGA
- a CDS encoding alkaline phosphatase, whose protein sequence is MTAARTIMTPDQGTRASELRTAARLLEPGVGRRRFLTVTGAAAALAFAVNLPAAGTASAAEADARRIAEDPFTLGVASGDPHPTSVLIWTRLAPRPFEPGGGLPRGRVQVRWEVARDERFRRVERRGTATAHPEFAHSVRAEVQGLDSGRLYYYRFRAGSWTSPVGRTRTAPAPGARNSRLALAAVSCQAYHHGYFTAHRHLAAEDVDVVFHLGDYLYEYAVDAAGGARDYTDRRLPDLFNRETTTLEDYRLRYALYKSDPDLRAAHAAHPFVVTWDDHETENNYAGDIPENDVPPEEFLLRRAAAYRAYWENQPLRTPQRPTGPDMTLYRRLRFGRLAQFDILDTRQYRSDQAYGDGWRTPGPESEDPARTMTGATQERWLIDGWRASNATWNVVPQQVTFAQRRSVPTDAFKLSMDSWDGYPASRQRVLAGAEAAGIDNLMVLTGDVHVSYAFDLKKDFDDSASRTVGTEIVTTSIASGKDGADRPANWENQTRANPHLKHYNGRRGYALVTLGTEEARADFRTVAAVTTPGAPVTTAASFVTEAGNPGLTPA, encoded by the coding sequence ATGACAGCCGCACGGACCATCATGACGCCCGATCAGGGCACCCGAGCCAGCGAACTCCGCACCGCCGCCCGCTTACTGGAACCAGGCGTGGGACGCCGGCGCTTCCTGACCGTCACCGGAGCCGCCGCCGCACTCGCCTTCGCCGTCAACCTGCCCGCCGCCGGCACGGCGAGCGCGGCCGAGGCCGACGCCCGCCGGATCGCCGAGGACCCCTTCACCCTCGGCGTCGCCTCCGGTGATCCGCACCCCACGTCCGTCCTGATCTGGACCCGGCTCGCCCCCCGTCCCTTCGAGCCGGGCGGCGGACTGCCGCGCGGCCGGGTCCAGGTGCGCTGGGAGGTCGCCCGCGACGAGCGCTTCCGCCGTGTCGAGCGGCGCGGAACGGCCACGGCCCACCCCGAGTTCGCCCACAGCGTCCGCGCCGAGGTCCAGGGCCTCGACTCCGGCCGCCTCTACTACTACCGCTTCCGCGCCGGCAGCTGGACCAGCCCGGTCGGCCGCACCCGCACCGCCCCGGCCCCCGGCGCCCGCAACAGCCGCCTCGCCCTGGCCGCCGTCTCCTGCCAGGCGTACCACCACGGGTACTTCACCGCCCACCGCCACCTCGCGGCCGAGGACGTCGACGTGGTCTTCCACCTCGGCGACTACCTCTACGAGTACGCCGTCGACGCCGCCGGCGGGGCCCGCGACTACACCGACCGCCGCCTCCCGGACCTCTTCAACCGCGAGACGACGACGCTGGAGGACTACCGGCTGCGCTACGCCCTCTACAAGTCCGACCCGGACCTGCGCGCCGCCCACGCCGCCCACCCCTTCGTCGTCACCTGGGACGACCACGAGACCGAGAACAACTACGCGGGCGACATCCCGGAGAACGACGTCCCCCCGGAGGAGTTCCTGCTCCGCCGGGCCGCCGCGTACCGCGCGTACTGGGAGAACCAGCCGCTGCGCACCCCGCAGCGCCCCACCGGGCCCGACATGACGCTCTACCGCCGCCTCCGCTTCGGGCGGCTCGCCCAGTTCGACATCCTCGACACCCGCCAGTACCGCAGCGACCAGGCGTACGGCGACGGCTGGCGCACCCCGGGCCCCGAGTCCGAGGACCCCGCCCGCACCATGACCGGGGCCACCCAGGAGCGCTGGCTGATCGACGGCTGGCGAGCCTCGAACGCCACCTGGAACGTCGTCCCGCAGCAGGTCACCTTCGCCCAGCGGCGCAGTGTGCCCACCGACGCCTTCAAGCTCTCCATGGACTCCTGGGACGGCTACCCCGCCTCCCGGCAGCGCGTGCTGGCCGGTGCCGAGGCCGCGGGGATCGACAACCTGATGGTCCTCACCGGCGACGTCCACGTCTCGTACGCCTTCGACCTGAAGAAGGACTTCGACGACTCCGCCTCGCGCACCGTCGGCACGGAGATCGTCACCACCTCCATCGCCAGCGGCAAGGACGGCGCGGACCGGCCCGCCAACTGGGAGAACCAGACCCGCGCCAACCCGCACCTCAAGCACTACAACGGGCGGCGCGGCTACGCGCTCGTCACCCTCGGTACGGAGGAGGCGCGCGCCGACTTCCGTACGGTCGCGGCCGTCACGACGCCCGGGGCGCCCGTCACCACCGCGGCCTCGTTCGTCACGGAAGCCGGGAACCCGGGGCTCACGCCCGCGTGA
- a CDS encoding SDR family oxidoreductase: MNTEQTEHAGRATRTGRAGRGVAVVTGAGSGIGRAVALALASGGWSLALAGRRAEPLAETAAAAGDTEALCVTTDVTDAEEVAALFAAVRERFGRLDLLFNNAGTFGPGGVPLEDLAVADWRAVVEVNLTGAFLCAQAAYRLMKEQDPQGGRIINNGSISAHAPRPHSIAYTATKHAVTGLTKSLSLDGRPYRIACGQIDIGNAATEMTERMRTGILQANGELAVEPVMAAADVARTVLHMAELPLEANVQFATVMATNMPYVGRG, from the coding sequence ATGAACACTGAGCAGACAGAGCACGCCGGACGGGCCACGCGGACCGGGCGGGCCGGCCGCGGGGTCGCGGTCGTCACGGGGGCGGGGTCGGGGATCGGGCGGGCGGTCGCGCTCGCCCTCGCGAGCGGGGGGTGGTCGCTGGCGCTCGCGGGCCGGCGGGCCGAGCCGCTGGCGGAGACGGCGGCGGCGGCCGGGGACACCGAGGCGCTGTGCGTCACCACGGACGTGACGGACGCCGAGGAGGTGGCCGCGCTCTTCGCCGCCGTACGGGAACGGTTCGGCCGGCTGGACCTGCTGTTCAACAACGCGGGCACGTTCGGCCCCGGCGGTGTGCCGCTGGAGGACCTGGCCGTGGCGGACTGGCGGGCGGTCGTCGAGGTGAACCTGACGGGCGCGTTCCTGTGCGCGCAGGCGGCGTACCGGCTGATGAAGGAGCAGGACCCGCAGGGCGGCCGGATCATCAACAACGGCTCGATCTCGGCCCACGCACCGCGCCCGCACTCGATCGCGTACACCGCGACCAAGCACGCGGTCACCGGGCTGACGAAGTCACTGTCGCTGGACGGCCGCCCCTACCGGATCGCGTGCGGCCAGATCGACATCGGCAACGCGGCGACGGAGATGACCGAACGGATGCGGACCGGGATCCTCCAGGCCAACGGGGAGCTGGCGGTGGAGCCGGTGATGGCGGCGGCGGACGTGGCGCGGACGGTGCTGCACATGGCGGAGCTGCCGCTGGAGGCGAACGTCCAGTTCGCGACGGTGATGGCGACGAACATGCCGTACGTCGGGCGAGGCTGA
- a CDS encoding small ribosomal subunit Rsm22 family protein, giving the protein MNVTLPTAESLRAALAGLLDGLPPKQAAQAVDRLIASYRGETPTDAPVLRDRSDVVAYAAYRMPATFEAVRSALDALVEAAPDWAPATHTDVGGGTGAASWAVAGAWEGPATTVLDWAEPALALGRELADASGVPSLRDARWERARIGTALELAPADLITVSYVLKELTAEARTALVDAAAAAGRAVVIVEPGTPDGYARVIEARDRLIAAGLCIAAPCPHSDACPIEPGADWCHFSARVSRSSLHRRVKGGSLSHEDEKFSYVVGTRFPAAPAAARITRRPQIRKGQVLLELCTRDEGLARSTVTKRHGELYRAARDIAWGDPWPPEGAE; this is encoded by the coding sequence GTGAACGTCACCCTCCCCACCGCAGAGTCCCTGCGCGCGGCGCTGGCCGGGCTGCTCGACGGACTGCCGCCCAAGCAGGCCGCGCAGGCCGTCGACCGGCTGATCGCCAGCTACCGCGGGGAGACCCCGACGGACGCCCCGGTCCTGCGGGACCGGTCCGACGTCGTCGCGTACGCCGCGTACCGGATGCCCGCCACCTTCGAGGCCGTACGGTCCGCCCTGGACGCCCTCGTCGAGGCCGCGCCCGACTGGGCCCCCGCCACCCACACCGACGTCGGCGGCGGCACGGGCGCGGCTAGCTGGGCGGTCGCCGGGGCCTGGGAGGGCCCGGCGACCACCGTCCTGGACTGGGCCGAACCGGCCCTCGCGCTCGGCCGCGAACTGGCCGACGCGTCCGGTGTGCCCTCGCTCCGCGACGCGCGCTGGGAGCGGGCCCGGATCGGCACGGCCCTGGAGCTGGCCCCGGCCGACCTGATCACCGTCAGCTACGTCCTCAAGGAGCTGACCGCGGAGGCCAGGACCGCGCTGGTCGACGCGGCCGCCGCGGCCGGCCGGGCCGTGGTGATCGTCGAGCCCGGCACCCCCGACGGCTACGCCCGCGTCATCGAGGCCCGCGACCGGCTGATCGCCGCCGGGCTGTGCATCGCGGCCCCCTGCCCGCACAGCGACGCCTGCCCGATCGAGCCGGGGGCCGACTGGTGCCACTTCTCGGCGCGGGTCAGCCGCTCCTCGTTGCACCGCCGGGTCAAGGGGGGTTCGCTGAGCCACGAGGACGAGAAGTTCAGTTACGTCGTCGGCACCCGCTTCCCGGCCGCCCCGGCGGCCGCCCGGATCACCCGCAGGCCGCAGATCCGCAAGGGCCAGGTCCTGCTGGAGCTGTGCACCCGGGACGAGGGACTGGCCCGCTCCACGGTCACCAAGCGCCACGGCGAGCTGTACCGCGCGGCCAGGGACATCGCCTGGGGCGATCCCTGGCCGCCGGAGGGCGCCGAGTGA
- a CDS encoding PhzF family phenazine biosynthesis protein, translated as MTHDHRPEVLRYTAFSADPAGGNPAGVVLDAAGLDEERMLAIAAELGYSESAFLTERTGEGAYTIRYFSPKAEVPFCGHATVATALALAERDGPGALEFTTPAGPVPVSVVREGGTLLATLTSVVPHVEEAAAADLAEALAALDWAAADLDPALPPRIAYAGARHLVLAAATRERLADLDYDFARLEALMRRLDLTTLQLVWREGPEVFHVRDPFPVGGVVEDPATGAAAAAFGAYARDLGLAPEAAVLTLHQGADMGRPGTLTVELRAGDPRIRVSGTGTRIG; from the coding sequence ATGACACACGATCACCGGCCCGAGGTCCTGCGCTACACCGCCTTCTCGGCCGATCCCGCGGGCGGGAACCCCGCCGGGGTCGTCCTGGACGCCGCCGGACTGGACGAGGAGCGGATGCTCGCGATCGCCGCGGAGCTGGGCTACAGCGAGTCGGCGTTCCTGACGGAGCGGACCGGCGAAGGCGCGTACACGATCCGCTACTTCAGCCCGAAGGCCGAGGTGCCGTTCTGCGGCCACGCCACGGTCGCCACGGCCCTCGCGCTGGCCGAACGGGACGGACCGGGCGCGCTGGAGTTCACGACGCCCGCGGGTCCGGTCCCGGTCTCCGTCGTCCGGGAGGGCGGTACCCTCCTCGCCACCCTGACCAGCGTGGTGCCGCACGTCGAGGAGGCCGCGGCGGCCGACCTGGCGGAGGCGCTGGCGGCCCTGGACTGGGCGGCCGCTGATCTCGACCCGGCCCTGCCGCCCCGGATCGCCTACGCGGGGGCCCGGCACCTGGTGCTGGCCGCCGCCACCCGGGAGCGGCTGGCGGACCTGGACTACGACTTCGCGCGGCTGGAGGCGCTGATGCGGCGGCTCGACCTGACCACCCTGCAACTGGTGTGGCGCGAGGGCCCCGAGGTGTTCCACGTCCGGGATCCGTTCCCGGTGGGCGGGGTCGTCGAGGACCCGGCGACGGGCGCGGCCGCGGCGGCCTTCGGCGCGTACGCACGGGACCTGGGCCTCGCTCCGGAGGCTGCCGTGCTGACCCTGCACCAGGGTGCGGACATGGGCCGCCCCGGCACCCTCACGGTCGAACTGCGCGCCGGCGACCCCCGGATCCGGGTGAGCGGAACGGGCACCCGGATCGGCTGA
- a CDS encoding TetR/AcrR family transcriptional regulator: protein MRPGGRTARVREAVLRAAGDALVEHGFDGLDLADVARRAEVGKTTVYRRWSAPAGLVADLLTDMAEQSLPRTDTGSLAEDLRANARLVVRTLTDPRQGALFVAVIAAAACDARTAEALHRFYAVRIGEWSGCVGAAVERGELPAGTDPGEVIAAVSAPLYYRLLASGAPLDEEAADRAADAAVAAARAGVFVRREA, encoded by the coding sequence GTGCGTCCCGGCGGCCGTACCGCCCGGGTGCGCGAGGCGGTGCTGCGTGCGGCGGGTGACGCCCTGGTCGAGCACGGCTTCGACGGGCTCGACCTGGCCGACGTCGCCCGGCGGGCCGAGGTCGGCAAGACGACCGTCTACCGCCGCTGGTCCGCCCCCGCCGGGCTGGTCGCCGATCTGCTCACGGACATGGCGGAGCAGTCGCTGCCGCGTACGGACACCGGATCCCTGGCCGAGGACCTCCGGGCCAATGCCCGCCTCGTGGTCCGCACGCTGACCGACCCCCGCCAAGGGGCTCTCTTCGTGGCCGTCATCGCGGCCGCCGCCTGTGATGCGCGGACCGCCGAGGCCCTCCACCGCTTCTACGCGGTGCGGATCGGGGAGTGGTCCGGCTGCGTCGGAGCGGCGGTCGAACGCGGGGAACTGCCCGCGGGTACGGACCCGGGCGAGGTGATCGCGGCGGTGTCGGCGCCGCTGTACTACCGGCTGCTCGCCAGCGGTGCCCCACTGGACGAGGAAGCCGCCGACCGGGCGGCCGACGCGGCCGTCGCCGCCGCGCGGGCGGGAGTGTTCGTGCGGCGGGAAGCGTGA
- a CDS encoding Gfo/Idh/MocA family protein, translating to MGDRVRWGVLATGGIAATFTADVQGLPDAEVVAVASRTETSARAFADRHGIARAYGSWAELVADDTVDVVYVATPHSAHHAAAGLALRAGKHVLCEKAFTLNSREAKELVALARERGLFLMEAMWTYLNPVVRRLTELVRDGAIGEIRTVQADFGFAGDFAPGHRLRDPALGGGALLDLGVYPVSFAHLLLGEPDRVRADALLSPEGVDLNTGMLLGWESGATALLSCSIVGHHPTAATVIGTAGRIDIPRDFFHPDHFVLRRAGAEPETVTSGPGPQGLSGMQYEAVEVARAVRAGETESPLVPLEGSLAVMRTLDAVRDRIGVRYPADA from the coding sequence ATGGGTGACAGGGTGCGCTGGGGTGTGCTGGCGACGGGCGGCATAGCCGCGACCTTCACGGCGGACGTGCAGGGACTGCCCGACGCCGAGGTGGTGGCCGTCGCCTCGCGTACGGAGACCTCGGCGCGGGCGTTCGCCGACCGGCACGGGATCGCCCGCGCCTACGGCAGCTGGGCGGAGCTGGTCGCCGACGACACGGTGGACGTGGTCTACGTGGCCACCCCGCACTCGGCGCACCACGCGGCGGCCGGGCTGGCGCTGCGGGCCGGAAAGCACGTGCTGTGCGAGAAGGCGTTCACGCTCAACAGCCGGGAGGCCAAGGAGCTGGTGGCGCTCGCCCGCGAGCGGGGCCTGTTCCTGATGGAGGCCATGTGGACCTACCTGAACCCGGTGGTCCGCCGGCTGACCGAGCTGGTCCGGGACGGGGCGATCGGCGAGATCCGTACCGTCCAGGCGGACTTCGGCTTCGCGGGCGACTTCGCCCCCGGTCACCGGCTGCGCGACCCGGCCCTCGGCGGCGGGGCCCTGCTGGACCTCGGGGTCTACCCGGTGTCGTTCGCCCACCTGCTGCTGGGCGAGCCGGACCGGGTCCGGGCGGACGCGCTGCTCTCCCCCGAGGGCGTGGACCTGAACACGGGGATGCTGCTCGGCTGGGAGTCCGGCGCGACCGCGCTGCTGTCCTGCTCGATCGTCGGCCACCATCCGACGGCGGCCACCGTGATCGGTACGGCGGGGCGGATCGACATCCCGCGCGACTTCTTCCACCCGGACCACTTCGTGCTGCGGCGGGCGGGCGCGGAGCCGGAGACGGTGACGTCGGGGCCGGGCCCGCAGGGTCTTTCGGGCATGCAGTACGAGGCGGTCGAGGTGGCGCGCGCGGTGCGGGCGGGCGAGACGGAGTCCCCGCTCGTCCCGCTGGAGGGTTCGCTGGCGGTGATGCGGACGCTCGACGCGGTACGGGACCGCATCGGCGTCCGCTACCCGGCGGACGCCTGA
- the ddaH gene encoding dimethylargininase: MNRDATPRRYLMCAPTHFRVTYSINPWMDPSKPVDLPLAQTQWEDLRDRYRSLGHTVELLTPRPDLPDMVFAANGATVIDGRVLGALFAYRERFEEAGAHRDWFRENGFAEVHEPEHVNEGEGDFAVTASYLLAGRGFRSSPLSHMEAQEFFGVPVIGLDLVDPRYYHLDTALCVLDAAADEIMYYPDAFSAASRAVLRRLFPDALLAREADAAAFGLNSVSDGRHVLLPQGATGLLDPLRDRGFEPVPMDLGELLKGGGSVKCCTQELRA, from the coding sequence TTGAACCGTGACGCCACCCCTCGTCGCTACCTGATGTGCGCACCGACGCACTTCCGGGTCACCTACTCCATCAACCCGTGGATGGACCCGTCCAAACCCGTGGACCTGCCGCTGGCCCAGACCCAGTGGGAGGACCTGCGCGACCGCTACCGGAGCCTCGGCCACACCGTCGAACTGCTCACCCCCCGCCCCGACCTGCCCGACATGGTCTTCGCCGCCAACGGCGCCACGGTCATCGACGGCCGGGTGCTCGGCGCGCTGTTCGCCTACCGGGAGCGGTTCGAGGAGGCGGGGGCCCACCGGGACTGGTTCCGGGAGAACGGCTTCGCCGAGGTCCATGAGCCGGAACACGTCAACGAGGGCGAGGGGGACTTCGCCGTCACCGCCTCCTATCTGCTGGCCGGGCGCGGATTCCGCTCCAGCCCGCTCTCGCACATGGAGGCCCAGGAGTTCTTCGGGGTGCCGGTCATCGGGCTCGATCTGGTGGACCCGCGCTACTACCACCTGGACACCGCGCTCTGTGTGCTGGACGCGGCGGCCGACGAGATCATGTACTACCCGGACGCGTTCTCCGCGGCCAGCCGGGCGGTGCTGCGCCGGCTGTTCCCGGACGCGCTGCTGGCCCGGGAGGCGGACGCGGCGGCCTTCGGGCTCAACTCGGTGAGCGACGGGCGGCACGTGCTGCTCCCGCAGGGCGCGACAGGGCTGCTCGATCCGCTACGGGACCGGGGCTTCGAGCCGGTCCCGATGGACCTGGGCGAGCTGCTCAAGGGCGGCGGCAGCGTGAAGTGCTGTACGCAGGAGCTGCGGGCCTAG
- a CDS encoding PP2C family protein-serine/threonine phosphatase translates to MHPGKPWSKAGLLLEAAPFVLVLLDAVVGPDICFLHLAAVLPALAAINGSVATVLRIGAISAALSVITCGLSGDWSTADSRAALGAVVLVTFCSAWAARRRLRTAHRLSAVETVAEAAQGVILQPPPPRVGRVNAAASYVSAARAADIGGDFYAVEPVRGGVRVIVGDVQGKGLEAVRTAATVLASFREAASTTRDLEDVGRRVECALTRRREGEEFATAVLSELRDDGTLLTVNYGHPDPLVIRRGGAAECLSPPARALPLGLGAVLGASAAPVLGRSRLGSRDRILFYTDGLSEARDADGAFYPVAESAGLLARDRLDRSLGLLRESLHRHAHGDLEDDSALLLLEADPAPAAEPRRGHRDGAPRHPERHPDRGETAPGRPSPLPVLAVGGPDCEVCPALDCPSRSA, encoded by the coding sequence ATGCATCCTGGGAAACCCTGGTCGAAGGCTGGCCTGCTGCTGGAAGCGGCACCCTTCGTCCTCGTCCTTCTGGACGCCGTCGTAGGCCCGGACATCTGCTTCCTCCACCTGGCGGCGGTTCTGCCGGCGCTGGCGGCCATCAACGGTTCCGTGGCCACGGTGCTCCGGATCGGCGCGATCAGCGCCGCCCTCAGCGTGATCACATGCGGCCTCAGTGGCGACTGGAGCACCGCGGACTCCCGCGCGGCCCTCGGCGCCGTCGTGCTGGTGACCTTCTGTTCCGCCTGGGCGGCGCGCCGTCGCCTGAGGACGGCCCACCGCCTGTCCGCCGTCGAGACCGTTGCGGAAGCGGCGCAGGGGGTCATCCTCCAGCCCCCTCCGCCCCGGGTGGGGCGGGTGAACGCCGCGGCGTCGTACGTCTCCGCCGCCCGCGCCGCGGACATCGGCGGGGACTTCTACGCGGTCGAGCCGGTCCGCGGCGGGGTGCGGGTCATCGTGGGCGATGTCCAGGGCAAGGGGCTCGAAGCGGTGAGGACGGCGGCGACCGTGCTGGCCTCGTTCCGTGAGGCGGCGTCCACGACCAGGGACCTGGAAGACGTCGGGCGGCGGGTGGAGTGCGCCCTGACCCGGCGCAGGGAGGGCGAGGAGTTCGCCACCGCGGTCCTCTCCGAACTCCGCGACGACGGAACCCTGCTCACGGTCAACTACGGCCACCCGGATCCCCTGGTCATCCGCCGGGGCGGCGCGGCGGAGTGCCTGAGCCCTCCGGCTCGGGCGCTTCCGCTGGGACTGGGCGCGGTTCTCGGTGCATCCGCCGCCCCGGTCCTCGGCCGCTCCCGTCTGGGAAGCCGCGACCGCATCCTCTTCTACACCGATGGCCTGAGCGAGGCGCGGGACGCCGACGGCGCCTTCTACCCGGTGGCCGAGAGTGCCGGACTGCTCGCCCGCGACCGCCTCGACCGCAGTCTCGGCCTGCTCCGGGAAAGCCTCCACCGGCACGCGCACGGAGACCTGGAGGACGACTCCGCGCTGCTCCTGCTGGAGGCGGACCCCGCCCCGGCCGCCGAACCCCGGCGCGGACACCGTGACGGCGCTCCCCGTCACCCGGAGCGGCACCCGGACCGCGGCGAAACCGCCCCGGGCCGGCCCTCCCCGCTTCCCGTCCTCGCGGTGGGCGGCCCCGACTGCGAGGTGTGCCCGGCCCTGGACTGCCCCTCCCGCTCGGCCTGA
- a CDS encoding multidrug effflux MFS transporter — protein sequence MPESGGSRAQRAPIPTSGTGPGADDGSAVPHGDAGALSVDPAAPPATTPAGLPGAPGGPGSPPLPAPAANAARRAGLLVTLVLGGLTALPPLSMDMYLPALPAVTDSLSAPAATIQLTLTACLAGMALGQLVVGPMSDRWGRRTPLLLGMAVYVVATALCALAPTAGLLIGFRLLQGLAGAAGIVIARAVVRDLYDGVEMARFFSTLMLISGAAPIVAPLIGGQVLRVTDWRGIFVVLTAVGIALTLVVWKWLHETLPPASRHTGGVTDALRTMRGLLADRVFTGYMVAGGLAFAVLFAYISASPFVVQEIYGASPQTFSLLFGLNSIGLIVVGQINGKLLVGRFRLDKVLGFGLTVIVLAAVALLLMTTGVFGEVGLFPVAAGLFVLMSAMGLAMPNTNAQALMRTKHAAGSASALLGTSSFLIGAVASPLVGIAGEDTAVPMAVVQVSCAVAAVGCFLLLCRPWQRAGRGADGL from the coding sequence ATGCCGGAGAGCGGCGGCAGCCGGGCCCAGCGAGCACCCATACCCACCTCCGGGACCGGACCCGGAGCCGACGACGGCTCGGCCGTCCCGCACGGGGACGCGGGCGCCCTCTCCGTCGACCCGGCCGCCCCGCCGGCCACCACCCCCGCCGGCCTGCCGGGAGCGCCCGGCGGGCCCGGAAGCCCCCCACTGCCCGCCCCGGCGGCGAACGCCGCCCGGCGCGCCGGGCTCCTGGTCACCCTGGTCCTCGGCGGGCTCACCGCCCTGCCGCCGCTGTCCATGGACATGTACCTCCCGGCGCTCCCCGCGGTCACCGACTCCCTGAGCGCCCCCGCCGCCACGATCCAGCTCACGCTGACCGCGTGCCTGGCCGGAATGGCGCTCGGCCAGCTCGTCGTCGGCCCGATGAGCGACCGCTGGGGCCGCCGCACGCCGCTGCTCCTCGGCATGGCCGTCTACGTCGTCGCCACCGCGCTCTGCGCCCTGGCCCCCACCGCCGGACTCCTCATCGGCTTCCGCCTGCTCCAGGGACTCGCGGGCGCGGCCGGGATCGTCATCGCGCGGGCCGTGGTGCGTGACCTCTACGACGGCGTGGAGATGGCCCGGTTCTTCTCCACCCTGATGCTGATCTCCGGCGCCGCCCCGATCGTCGCCCCGCTGATCGGCGGGCAGGTCCTGCGGGTCACCGACTGGCGGGGCATCTTCGTGGTGCTGACCGCCGTGGGCATCGCGCTCACCCTCGTCGTGTGGAAGTGGCTGCACGAGACGCTGCCGCCCGCCTCCCGCCACACCGGCGGTGTCACCGACGCCCTGCGCACCATGCGCGGGCTGCTCGCCGACCGGGTCTTCACCGGCTACATGGTCGCCGGCGGCCTCGCCTTCGCCGTCCTGTTCGCGTACATCTCCGCCTCCCCGTTCGTCGTGCAGGAGATCTACGGGGCCTCGCCGCAGACCTTCAGCCTGCTCTTCGGGCTCAACTCCATCGGTCTGATCGTCGTCGGGCAGATCAACGGCAAGCTCCTCGTGGGCCGGTTCCGGCTCGACAAGGTGCTCGGCTTCGGCCTCACCGTCATCGTGCTGGCCGCCGTCGCGCTGCTCCTCATGACGACCGGTGTCTTCGGCGAGGTCGGCCTCTTCCCCGTCGCCGCCGGGCTGTTCGTCCTGATGTCGGCGATGGGCCTCGCGATGCCGAACACCAACGCCCAGGCCCTCATGCGGACCAAGCACGCGGCGGGTTCCGCCTCCGCGCTGCTCGGCACGTCCTCGTTCCTCATCGGAGCCGTCGCCTCCCCGCTGGTCGGCATCGCGGGGGAGGACACGGCCGTTCCGATGGCCGTCGTCCAGGTGAGCTGCGCGGTGGCGGCGGTGGGCTGCTTCCTCCTCCTGTGCCGCCCCTGGCAGCGTGCGGGGCGCGGGGCCGACGGCCTCTGA